AACGATTGGCCCATCGTTGAACTTCCTATTACTATTGAACTTGATATTGTTGTGGATTTTTGTAAAGAAAAATGAACTACGATAACAGGCGGTCAGGTTCCAAGAATCCGATTGCCATCTGTCGTCCGTGTTCAATGCCTCGATCTTGAATTTGTATTTTGAactgtttctatttttttttaatctatgcGAGAGGACGCATTTGTTAATTTCAAAAATCCGATGTACAGAGCTAtgttttccatctctctctttttctttttcttcttcgtctttttCGCAGAGGGATTGTAGTGGGAGTAAGAataggggagggaggggaaaaGCCATCTTCTTCTGAGCAGAGTTCGTCATCTCAGTGTCGTAGCCATTGTTTCACTTACATCGTCATCTCAGTAAACCATTTTTTTCTAGTTTGAAAGTTGTGAACCCTAATATTCTGTTTTTCTATTTGCAGCAGCAATGTCTCTCTCTCCATTATGACGATTAGAGACTAGTATGAACTCCAATTATTTATCCCCATTCTTCCATTATTATTCTTTAACTGCAAGTatgcaaagaagaagagggaaatgggTTGGGAGAAATCGAGTTGcagtgaaagaagaagatgaagacagGGGCGGCTTGGGTTGGACGATTGCAAGAGGAGAGTTGAAGATGCGTTGTAATTGGATGATCCAATTTGTTAAACAAAACCTGATttaaactggaaaaaaaattcagttttaattatgttttcttttaaacCCTAACCgatttggggaaatttttttcaattttaaaccctagaccatttggagaagatgagggcattttggtcattttatttttaaattttgatgggtttttatcGAAAAGACATTTTGGTCCTTAGATATCCTGAAACTAATATTTAACGTTTCAAATTAACGATAAGATCAAAGTGTTACaaagttttgaaagtaagggagaatttgcaattaaaaaaattgtaagggGGCATTTAGACAAATGGACAtttttaggggggcatttgacaaaaacccagaaaaaaaagggagagggttggacATGTTGCTAGTTTTCGAAAAGCTAGTGACAAGCACCAATCACAAGACTGGATCCATGAGGGTAAGTGAGTCTTTTCCAAAGGGAGGGAGATAGAAAGACACATACTGACACCCTGGCGACGTACCCAACCTtttccttgaaaaaaaaaagaaactcgCTTTTTTATCGTATTAGTGTCATATCGGCGTCGATCTCCTTTGAGGAaattaatcctctccaattccctaaactGTGCAGTGCGGCAATTTGGGGTGGAGAcgtcgacacctggcagctcggacatccaacggtgctgagctcgagaagaaaaaaaaatggaagtcaatgagctcaaaccgttggatgtccgagctgcctggtgtcgacatctccaccccgaactgccgctctgcacacttttagggaattggagaggattaaaatcctctccttTGATACTCTCACTCCATGCTCAAGCCGGGATCACCCATTCACCTCAAAGAAtcgacaaaaaagaaaaaaccggCCTATAGAAACCGACCTAAATCCTTTGGGGATCGGATTCCTAGAACCGAGTCTCAAGCATGATATAAGTAATCGGCATTAGATCAGCTGTATCGGCCAATCCCTATCAATATACCATATTAGTGTAATAGTATGACAAAAAggtaaaatcatccaaaaaatcaaacatttattttttttaaaatgaaggCAAAATCATATGATATGAACCGAACCAAATCGATATTGATTATTTAAACCATGGTCCCCAAAACTGCTTTTGATAGAGCCTCTAGTTGAACCTCTCTTCGCGTTTTACATCCCTTCTTTAATTGCCTTCTATCTATCTCCGGCAATCATCCTTTTGATTGTTGTTGAGTTTACGATCGCAGCTAAAATGGGTTATTAGGCatatgaaattcaaaaaaatgaaTCTACCCCAAGCCACAACAATATATCACCGTAGGGTAAGCGGAGACCAAACAGATGCTATCAATCTCAGTGGAATCCAATCTAGGGCTTGACCAAGGGTCTATGGTAAGCACCATCAAGGGAAAGCATGGGTAACCCTCCATGAAGCCTAGAACCCATAGCAGTACATGGCAAGCAACAGGGATTCAAACAAGTTAAAGCCATACAAAATTGGGCATCACAACAAATTCCAATAATGAGTGACCATACACAATGAAACCCAGGGAAGAAACCTTAGCTGGAGTTGATCATTCCCCAGTGGGGCCCGAAGGCCTAGAAGGAGCTTGATTTCATACAAACACAGTAGAGTCAACATACAATTTGACAGGATTCATATGGATCAATACATGGAAAATTTTCATGGAGCATAGGATCCATGGCATTATAAGCATAGGGCCACCATCAAATTCAACACAAGGTCATCATGGCATGCAAGAACAACACAAAATTCACATGTTATGCAAAATAATCAACATCAATACAAACCCAAACAAAAGTCACATTAGGCAAAGGTGAACAAATGCAAACACCTACACACATAGCATCAAGAGTACTGAAAATTCAAATGTTACCCTAGAAGCCGTCTATGCAGGTACGCATGTTTAGCGTACGCCTCTATCCCCCGCATTACTACCAGTTCAACCGATGGAGCCGTCTACTAGCTCAACTGATGGAGTCATCTATGCAGTACGCCTCTATCCCCCACAGGCCCACACTCTAGTGTCCCTGAGCAAAGCACTGGCGAGTTTTCGCTCAATCCGACAATTCGAAGTATTctacaaaatcacttctttgatCTATAATTGTTCCATAGTctcagtcaaagaggggcattgTGTAaatacctcattttgtcttttccccGGGAGGGTTCCCGtgacgatgatgagcaccctctaATGCATAGAGCTGATGTATCCATAGATGTAACGCAAGTGTACACTGCTCGAATCCGTTTATCGATCGTCAATCCCCTTGTCGGAGCCCAAAATTAGAGCCTCAAAGCCCTCCAAGATCccttggaaaggctagccctgatcCAGACCTCTTGGAACTAGCCTGGTCCAGCATAGAACTTGCCCCAAATAGCCCAATCATTTCTGTCGATACCGAAGTCTAGGTCGACACTCAAAGACCCTGAGTCGACATCGACCCATCTCCACTCACTGTCGAGCAGAGCATTCCTACTGTCTATCCCACTTCGACATTCAGAAAATTCTCACCGACATCTGAATCCCTTCCTTTGATGTCGAGAGTCGTTCATCGATAGCCACTCGATGTTGACCTAACCCCCCCTTCAATGACGATTCTGTGCAAATCCAACAAGCCCAAACTTGTAATGTTTAGCTCCGATCTAATTTCCTTTTGCGTTCAAACCCAATTTTGGAAACTTGGATGCATATTTTGGCTTCCTTAGGTCCCAAGAAACTTCTCCTTTGGCAATAATCCACGTGCCCACACCCTATTGGCTATTACCTTGACCAAATACTTatcgtcgatgcaaagacatgCTTTACCGGCGATCCGGATCAAACCCCAGGTCCTTACATGAATTTAGGAGTGCACACACCTCTATAAATCTATAAATACAACCTCTCTCACGTTGAAGAGGATCCTTGATCCTTGGCTCTTACTACTCAATTGTTCAATTATTCTTGGTCTTGAGTCCTTGGTCTTGGGTCCTCCACATggtccttagtcctttgccccTCCATAATCATTGCCTCTTGAGTGTCCTTATTTGAGACTTCAAGATCATAACTTAGAGTCATCAATCTTGGTGACTTCAGTGCTTGACAACAAAATGTTGCTTACAatgagacaagagaagccatcACAAGCGGCGATACTAACTCCACATACAAATCTCCTGAGCCACAAAAGAGAAACTTCCACATCTCCGATCTTCGATCTACTTCCAACTAGGTaagcttttttttctcttcGTATTTTAATCGagttttattgtttattttcatTCTATTCGTTTTGCATCTCCTGGTGGAGTGTGATCTCATCTCCTTATATGGTGATCACACGTTCTTCTCTTGTTGTGCTTctcttgcatgtgcatgcatcaatcaatgatcccaatcccttgtagtctaagactccttttattttcattcatgtTGTAAGTCTACATGCTTCCATGCACTTTGCATACTCCTCTCATGCATCCTTGGTTTTATTCTTGTATAATCACCATTGTGCCAAATATGTTTAGTCTCTATGttccttatcttttttttcttttttttatagcaTGCATGTGTTTTAAGACCTAGTTTCTTTAGTGCTTTTATCACCTCTTTATTTTACCATGTACCTAATATTTTACCATCCTGATTCCATCTCACCATTGTCACTATTGGCATGCTTCCTATGTCATAggctttattttactttttttaataCCAACCCTTACTATGGAGCCAAGCTTCCAGGTATGTCTCCTTACCTCTACTTGTACTTTTACTGCCATTTTTACTCTTTCTTGTAACTTATCTTTTCTCCCCAAGAGCATGTTATAAGCCTACCTTGCCAAGTAATATAAAGACTGGCACGTCCGggtggactggggtgcctaatacctgcTCCGAATCGTAACTTAACCCATACCCAGACCAacagaccatttgtccccaaaagggtattttaTGAGGCATTACATTACAATTTTGAATcatagaccctcctctaggtggcaactcctaCATACATTatcatctctcttttcttcaccCCAAATAgcgatgaggtggaggacacatggcAATCATCCACCATGTCATTATCCTCACACCaactttttcctaaaaaaaagaaacttttttaTCGTATTAGTGTCATATCGGTGTTGATCACTTTTGATACTCTAAATCCATGCTCAAGTTGGTTCGAATAATTGGAATCGACACTGATCACCCATTCAACTCCAAGAAtcggcaaaaaagaaaaaaaacctataGAACCCAATTTGAATCGTCTAGGGATCGGCCTATTCTAATTCTGAATCAATCAATTGATTTGGATTCCTAGAACCGTGTCTCAAGCATGATTTAAGTAATCGATATCGGATCAGCTGTACCGACCAATCCCTGTCAATATACCATATTAGTGTAACACTATGACAAAAAggtaaaatcatccaaaaaaatcaaaattttattaaaaaaaataatgaagtcAAAACCATATGATATGAAGCGAACCAAATCAATACTGATACTGATTGTTTAAACCATGGTCCTCAGCAAGTCCGGGCGGACTTGGGTACCTAATACCTTATCCGAACTGTAACTTGACCTGTACCCAGACCAATGGATCATTTGTCctttaggtggcgactcctacatacattttcatctctcttttctttatcctaaagagggatgaggtggaggacacgtggtGATCTCCcgccatgtcattgtcctcacaccaaccttttttctaaaaaaaataaaaacattttgaGCATATTAGTGTCATATCGGTGTTAATCACATTTAATACTCTAAATCCATGCTCAAGCTGGTTCAAATAATTGGAATTGACACCGATCACCCATTCACCTCTAAGAAtcgacaaaaaagaaaaaagaaaaaaagggttattttcaaatgccccctgaaaatggccaaacttacagttgccccttgaactttcactaattccatGTGCACCcgtgctttccaaactaagtaccaatctagtccctcccgttagtcagagacgttatgttataacagatcctagtttttgaaaatttatggaccattctgccccttgatagggtagaatgaccaaaatgcacctttaaaaaaaaaaaaaaaaacacctacaactcatcttccccaaatcgattggggaaagatgagttgcagactATAGATAGAAGGTTTGTCCATTAGAACAGCAAGCCCAACTTTATCTCGACAAGGGAGCAACTTCAACCAGGGAGTTAGGTTCTCAATAAAAACAACCTCCCGTGGTAGAGCACCATATCTGAGGGTACCCGAGAATGGTCGAAAGCTCCAATGTGGAGGAGCATAAGCAGTAGAtgattccaagcccaaaagcaAATACATCTTCCATTTCCGAAACCCCATCACCGACcctctctcaaaacccatctctgctAAAACCGCCATCATCTCCAGTAACCCTTATTTCTCCTTTCATCCCTATTCTtttctctgtatttttttttatcattttcattctaaaaaccctcatcccaccatcaccgattctcctctccatttcttttcacttctaatctaacccacatccttgtctaaacaaaaccccaatctgAATTCCAGCCATGACCACACCCATCCTCAACTAATTTATCATTTCTGATCCCATCATGTCTTtgattccttttccattttccctcccaATAACCTTCGGatccctatttcttttcttttattcccatttttccaaacccaatacagaatcagaatccattggttgccatcatttttttttcaagctctCTGGAATCCATTGTCGGCTGTGGTGCAGAGAAATGTGgagcaaaaaaaatagaagaagatttggaagaagaagaggaaacccgGGCGGAGAAGCAGGAGATGGGGAGGAAATTGTGCGGACATAGAAGTTAATCAAAGCACAGAAGAGACCCGAGAAGGCGTGGGTCAGATTTTTCTAGGTTGAATTGACTTGATCTTGGGGACATCGAAGACAGCCCACAACTCAACTTCGGGAGGTTTCACATTTGCACTCGATACAGGATCAAATCCACCCCATCGTTCGTAGTTCCAGCGACCTTGCGTGAATGACAATTCCATCTCACGAATCCGGAATTTTTTAACCTAATCAAAGCAGCATAAAATCCCATTAGTTATTACTTTTTGAACTTAAACTGCAGTTTTGAAGACGGTAACAATTaacaaaccctagattttgaaCATAAATAAAGTTGATCGGAGAGTTAAAAGCAAAAGCTAGAACACAGATTCAAATGGGTTAAAACCTAAGGCAAatggaagaggaaaaggaaagagagtgaATTAGGATCagttccatggtgttccctacaaggatacctacaacttatcttccccaaatcaacttggggaagatgagttgcaggtttttttttttgttgaaggggcatttttgtcccCCCTAAAGGGGCACTttggtcattctaccctatcaagggggAGAATGATccataaatttttaaaaactaGGATCCGTTATAACATAATGTCTCTGACTAACGGGAGGGACTAGATTGATACTTAATTTGGAAAGTAGAGATACACGTGGAATTAGTAAAAGTTCAGGGGGGCAATTATAAATTTGACCATTTTTAAGGGGacatttggaaataacccaCGAATAAAACCTATAGAACCTGGTCTGAATCGTCTAGGGATCAGCCTATTCTAATTCTGAATCGATCAGTTCATCCGGATTCCTAGAACTGCATCTCAAGCATGATCTAAATAATGGGTATCGGATCAGCTGTATCGGCCAATCCCTATCAATATACCATATTAGTGTAACACTatgaccaaaaaaaatcatccaaaaaaaaattcaaaattttattgaaaaaaaaattgaaggcaaAACTATATGATACGAAGCGAACCAAATCGATACTGATGCTGATTATTTAAACCACGGTCCCCAAGACTGCTTTTTATAGAGCCTTCGGCTGAACCTCTCTAGTAGTCTCTACCCATTTTACATCCGTTGTTTAATTTCCTTCTATCTATCTCCGGCAATCATCCCTTTGATTACTGCAGAGTCTACGACCGTAGCTGCAACCCTGTAAAAGAAAGCTATTCAAAGTAGACCGTTCAGAACACATATAATAGTATCTTAATTGAATTTGGTCAATCCTTTTGGGTTTCGTAAAGGTTAAAAAAAGTCCTACGGCCCTACTTTTCTTTCTCAATGTAGAGCAAGACCCGGAGCAATCCTTCTGTCAGAAGAAAAAATAATCGTCTCTGGATCTGAGCAGACTGACCTCGACCTTTCATTGTCTCTTTTTACAATCTGAAAAGGGTTTACGGCTAAAGGATGGGACAATAGGAAGCTAAAATGACTAAAAACCCCCTTATGTAATAGACAGTTCAGAACTTCAGATTCCTATTATTAGCAAAAGAGCAAGTAATTAAATGGCTTTTTAAAGGGAAAAGATTTCAAGTGAACAGAAACTGGAAGAGATACTAGTTAGGAAAAAAGGAGCTTTTCTTTATTCCCATTCGTCCTCATACAATCTACATGGATTGGATCGGTTTATGCTGGCAAAGTTCTTCATAGAAAGTGTCTTAGAAGTTACTAAAAGTTACAAGGACACTTGCAAAATCAAAGCTCACAACTACACAATAAAAAAGAAGTCACCCAGTGACTGGCCGGACACTAGCGGTGGTGGGTAAGGAGAGagtgaggatgatgatgaagatgatgaagatgatgatggtgaaTGGGTTTCCAAGCAGAAGCGGTGAGCAAACAGAGATCCTTCCACCCTAGCTTGAGTGTACCATTGTCCTCAATGAGTGTGTAACCATCACAAGGGAACATTCCCAGTAACAGTGTAGCTTGGGTAGCTGCATTCCCTGCCAATGATACTTCCCTGAACCCCGTTTGcttcatcttctctctccaGTTATGAAACTTCACCTCCCCACTTCTTGCCGGTCCTCCAACAGCCAATACGTTCCGTATTTCCCTTGACAACAACTGCTGCTCCACAATGTGTCTCTCCTCGCTGTCTTCTCCATAGCTTGCCCCAAGTGAGTCGAAGAGTGCCGAGTAATAATGTATCGCCTCTACGAATCTCCCCAAGAATGATCCCTCGTGCCTCAAATCTTGCTCCACCATTGTTACCACCTTGGGCGCTAACCTGTGTGATCATCCATTCCAAACGATTTAACCCATGAACCGAAGAGCATAGCAATTACtacataatttaaaaaaaaaaaagtatatgtGCTTAAAGTCGATCCAGGTGTTCGATTAAATTTCTAACACAATTACTCTGTATAACATCAAAATACCTCTGCAGAAGCCATAGCGTATTGGCGTCGGAACCGTTGACGTCGTAGAGGGAGTGGTGCAACCAGTGAACAGCGACGGCCTCCCTTTTGCTCACGTTCAGCCTTTCCGGGTCCAAATTCCCAGCCTTCTCTGCCACGGGAAAGAACTCGAAGGGAAGCCCCAGGGTTTCGGCGAAGTCCGACAATCGCTTCCCCGTGGCTTTGAGAGCTTCCATGGAAGTTCCGAGTCCCGTGAGGCGTACAAAGGGGGGACCACCGGGCCTGGAGGCCAAGATGTGGAAGAGACCAGGCCACTGGAGGCCTTGCATGATGTCCAGGTCAATGATATGTACCCTCGCCTCCCTTTCAAACGCTTCCTGTATGACTTGGTTCGCCGTGAAATGTGAGAATTTCACGAAAGGGCTGATGCCGTTGAACACCTGGAAGGCTGATACTATCTTCTGGCTGAGCATCGGTGCATAAGTTAACGGCAATGGGGCGTATATCCCCAGGCAAGAGCTCACCAGCCTGGCTGACATCGCCTCCGAGAAGTAGGCCGCCACCCGCTGTGCCGACGACCCAAACGGCGTTGACAGCTCAGATATCTCTAGCAACATTCTGTTCGCCCGTTCTAAATCATCTGCTGATACAGCCTCAGCACATTGCAGGAGTAAGGTGAGGAGGTGGAGTCCTTCCTCGTCTCGCTTCTGTTGCTTCTGTCGTTTgatctcctcctctttcttttctctgctGCTGCTGGTAACTACCGCTGCTGTTGCTTCTGCCGTTGATGTTGTCGTTGTCGTTGTTGCTGTCGTTGCTGGAGCTGGTAGAGTATGATGAGAGccttgttgctgttgctgctgcggCAAAGATTGATTCAACGTCAGTAGTGGAGGTGCAACAGAAGGGATAATTGTCGAAGTCGATTGGTGATGAAGGCCTTGATCAATTCGTTGCAATGATGGTGAAGATAGGTCTTCCCCCCAGTTGGAGAAATGGTTTGCCACCATCGCATGCTGAGCTTGTGGCGAAGAATCTGATACGGGATAAGATGAGACGTTTTCGATGTAGAGCCTAAGCCCAGAAGAGCCTTGCACCTGCGTTTGaatctgttgctgctgctgctgctgccgctGCCAAAACATtgcctccttccttctcctctcgAGCACTTGATTATCGGCAACCGCTGGCTCCGTCAACGAGCGAAGCCTGTGCTCAAGGAGAGTAGCGAGGTTTGGGTTGCAAGGATAGATGATCTCTCTCACGTTTTGGATGAGCTGAGGAATATTAGAGACACCGGCGGAGCTGTGGAGTAGGTCCTTTACGATGCTATCGATCCAAGCCGTAGCTGTTGCAGTTGTGGTTGTGGGGTCGCCGTACATGGGAGAAGGGCCGGTAGGGGCAGGGAGTAGGAGCCCAGTTTCTCCGCCGGAGATAGTGGCTGTGTTGGTGGTGGCAGCACCGGCGTTGTTTCGGTCTCGTTCGGATGGGAACAAGGGCAGACCAGAGAAGCCACATACGGCCGCGGTGGATGGCGGAATAGCGTGAATGGCGTCAAGGTAGTAGGTAAGGTTGGGAGAAAACCCAGAAACGCTTGACATGAGATTGGAATCAGTGGGGGAAGGTAACATAGCGGAGAACTGGTTGTTGTTGGGGACGGAAACGGGATTGGAGATGCTGTTATTTTCCACGGAGGCAATAATGTTAGGGTGCTGGAAAGCCATGGAAGAACGGTCGATTTCTATGTCTGCCAAGGGATTGGGGGCCCGTCGAGAGAATCTTTGACAATCGCGGATTTGGAGATCCAGATCAGACGCAGTTCTCTTCCTCACCATTTTTTCGTCCGGGAGGTGGTGGCGGTCGTCGTCAATGCCGGCGCCGCTACCTAATCGACCGCTGCCACTGCTATTACTGCTACCACAGCCACTGCCATTCCCACTGCCGAGCAGAACGCAAGCAGCCATGATAAGAAGAAGGCGAATAATGGTGAGCCCGTCGTTGCTGCTatgctgctgttgttgttgtttttgttgttaaGTTTGAGggggtagtagtagtagtagaggGCGGCAGTACACAGGTTTTTGTACG
The nucleotide sequence above comes from Telopea speciosissima isolate NSW1024214 ecotype Mountain lineage chromosome 3, Tspe_v1, whole genome shotgun sequence. Encoded proteins:
- the LOC122655067 gene encoding protein SCARECROW-like → MAACVLLGSGNGSGCGSSNSSGSGRLGSGAGIDDDRHHLPDEKMVRKRTASDLDLQIRDCQRFSRRAPNPLADIEIDRSSMAFQHPNIIASVENNSISNPVSVPNNNQFSAMLPSPTDSNLMSSVSGFSPNLTYYLDAIHAIPPSTAAVCGFSGLPLFPSERDRNNAGAATTNTATISGGETGLLLPAPTGPSPMYGDPTTTTATATAWIDSIVKDLLHSSAGVSNIPQLIQNVREIIYPCNPNLATLLEHRLRSLTEPAVADNQVLERRRKEAMFWQRQQQQQQQIQTQVQGSSGLRLYIENVSSYPVSDSSPQAQHAMVANHFSNWGEDLSSPSLQRIDQGLHHQSTSTIIPSVAPPLLTLNQSLPQQQQQQGSHHTLPAPATTATTTTTTSTAEATAAVVTSSSREKKEEEIKRQKQQKRDEEGLHLLTLLLQCAEAVSADDLERANRMLLEISELSTPFGSSAQRVAAYFSEAMSARLVSSCLGIYAPLPLTYAPMLSQKIVSAFQVFNGISPFVKFSHFTANQVIQEAFEREARVHIIDLDIMQGLQWPGLFHILASRPGGPPFVRLTGLGTSMEALKATGKRLSDFAETLGLPFEFFPVAEKAGNLDPERLNVSKREAVAVHWLHHSLYDVNGSDANTLWLLQRLAPKVVTMVEQDLRHEGSFLGRFVEAIHYYSALFDSLGASYGEDSEERHIVEQQLLSREIRNVLAVGGPARSGEVKFHNWREKMKQTGFREVSLAGNAATQATLLLGMFPCDGYTLIEDNGTLKLGWKDLCLLTASAWKPIHHHHLHHLHHHPHSLLTHHR